From a region of the Leptospira kmetyi serovar Malaysia str. Bejo-Iso9 genome:
- a CDS encoding MBL fold metallo-hydrolase, with protein MPPYEKEVFPGLFTIDCDYISSGVACAYLIVEGEEAAFVENNTNNAVPILLEELKNAGRKPEDVKYIIVTHVHLDHAGGTGLLAKHCPNAIILAHPKAATHLINPTRLIQSSIQVYGEENFKKLYGDILPVDQERVKSPEDGEEIRWGKRILKFYYTRGHANHHFCIYDSLSNGIFTGDSFGLGYKNFATGKSPVLYPSTTPTDFDSEEAMNTVDKILSTGADKAYLTHFGVWNDLESGARQMKQGLHAMQNILSSGERSGLEGEPLLEFCTGRIRAYLERELSTQGVKLGEKEEMLLGFDSKINAQGLVFQIERKKRKKV; from the coding sequence ATGCCGCCTTACGAAAAGGAAGTCTTTCCGGGTTTATTTACGATCGACTGCGATTACATATCGTCCGGGGTCGCGTGCGCCTATTTGATCGTGGAAGGTGAAGAAGCCGCGTTTGTGGAAAACAACACAAACAACGCGGTTCCGATTCTTTTGGAAGAATTGAAAAACGCCGGACGCAAACCCGAGGACGTGAAATACATCATTGTAACCCATGTTCATCTCGATCACGCGGGAGGAACCGGGCTTCTTGCAAAACATTGTCCGAACGCGATCATTCTCGCGCATCCGAAAGCGGCGACCCATCTCATCAATCCCACGAGACTCATACAAAGTTCCATCCAGGTTTACGGAGAGGAAAACTTTAAAAAGTTATACGGAGACATTCTTCCCGTGGATCAGGAACGGGTAAAAAGCCCGGAGGACGGAGAAGAAATCCGATGGGGAAAAAGAATATTAAAGTTTTATTATACAAGAGGACATGCAAATCATCATTTTTGCATATACGATTCCTTGAGCAACGGAATTTTTACGGGGGATTCCTTCGGGCTTGGATATAAGAATTTTGCGACCGGAAAAAGTCCGGTTTTATATCCATCCACGACGCCGACCGATTTCGATTCGGAAGAAGCGATGAACACGGTGGACAAAATTCTTTCCACGGGAGCGGACAAGGCGTATCTAACTCATTTCGGAGTTTGGAACGATCTCGAATCTGGCGCGCGCCAGATGAAACAGGGATTACACGCGATGCAGAATATTCTTTCCTCCGGAGAACGGTCGGGTTTGGAGGGGGAACCTCTTCTCGAATTTTGCACGGGAAGAATCAGGGCTTATTTGGAAAGGGAACTTTCCACGCAAGGAGTGAAACTCGGAGAAAAGGAGGAGATGTTGCTCGGGTTCGATTCTAAAATCAACGCCCAAGGTTTGGTCTTTCAGATCGAACGGAAAAAACGGAAGAAAGTCTGA
- a CDS encoding LIC10647 family lipoprotein yields MRLSEVYRTSPKVLRRISILSIWICCSIHSSCRSLESFLESVILTAGVDSTKLTFSTSYSPLQEYVRSSGGTKDPANSDRTVNQDPFKSVPFYTIGSIPRRLSATPFTGYFKILNYMAYSFSFIAPRTFRGNLLNFPDDGRIPTNFTEQTLYGLYPLPEPFGRKAEYLYIDYQFYATLYLAFLQFQNWNVGLGFNLGASIYDFDVLEKEVRVSSSRNKHRVISGVRFLYEYNIGQYFEDSIFYNTYLYFEFSSLGSLDRDPIKQTIPTSLGGTVPDLYLTMDTYRVGVRKEIQLSRPTADDLLRKDSGPGNESSPPKQTEPIPPRI; encoded by the coding sequence ATGCGCCTCTCCGAAGTTTATCGAACATCCCCTAAGGTCTTACGAAGAATTTCGATTCTTTCGATCTGGATTTGTTGTTCGATCCATTCTTCCTGCAGAAGTTTGGAATCCTTTTTGGAATCGGTGATTCTTACCGCCGGTGTGGATTCCACAAAACTCACTTTTTCCACGAGTTATAGTCCCTTGCAAGAATACGTTCGAAGTAGCGGAGGGACCAAGGATCCCGCAAACTCGGACAGAACCGTAAACCAAGATCCGTTTAAATCGGTTCCATTCTATACGATCGGTTCGATTCCGAGAAGACTCTCCGCAACTCCGTTCACCGGATATTTTAAAATTCTAAACTATATGGCGTACAGTTTTTCCTTTATCGCTCCGAGAACGTTCCGAGGAAATCTTCTGAACTTTCCGGACGACGGAAGGATTCCGACGAACTTCACCGAACAGACGTTATACGGTCTTTATCCTCTTCCGGAACCGTTCGGAAGAAAAGCGGAATATCTCTACATCGACTATCAGTTTTACGCGACCTTGTATCTCGCTTTTTTGCAGTTTCAAAATTGGAACGTGGGACTCGGATTCAACCTAGGAGCGAGTATCTACGACTTCGACGTTTTGGAAAAAGAAGTTCGAGTTTCCTCTTCGCGTAACAAACACCGCGTGATTTCCGGAGTTCGATTTTTATACGAGTACAACATCGGACAATATTTCGAGGATTCCATATTCTATAATACGTATTTGTATTTCGAATTTTCAAGTTTGGGAAGTTTGGATCGGGACCCGATCAAACAAACGATTCCCACTTCGCTCGGAGGAACGGTTCCCGATCTTTATCTAACGATGGACACATATCGAGTCGGAGTTCGAAAGGAAATCCAATTATCAAGACCGACCGCGGACGATTTGTTGCGGAAAGACAGCGGCCCCGGAAACGAATCCTCTCCTCCGAAACAAACCGAACCCATTCCTCCGAGAATCTGA
- a CDS encoding cytochrome-c peroxidase, translated as MKQSTVGLLCLALLGSVLVSCGPSEKTKKLIDDSKKIFGTIPDKMPGGEADTPELVQLGEKLYFEKRLSANDTQACNSCHNVVGKAAGVDNLPTSPGAFGKNGDRNSPTVLNAGFHVAQFWDGRAKDLKEQAKGPILNPVEMAMPSAAEVEKKISGIAEYKDLFAKAYPKETNPITYENLAGAIAAFERTLKTQDRFDEFQKGDHKALSSEEQEGLEKFMATGCTACHIGPLLGGNSFRKLGQVNPYENTVDKGRQSLTKNAADAFVFKVPSLRNIAITGPYFHDGKVATLEEAVKKMAHLQLGKDLSDSDTKSIVTFLKALTDKNRSN; from the coding sequence ATGAAACAATCTACAGTGGGGTTGCTCTGTTTAGCGCTCCTGGGAAGCGTATTGGTGTCCTGTGGACCGTCGGAGAAGACGAAAAAGCTCATCGATGATTCCAAGAAAATTTTTGGAACCATTCCCGACAAAATGCCCGGCGGGGAAGCCGATACCCCGGAACTAGTTCAGTTGGGTGAAAAGTTATACTTTGAAAAAAGACTTTCGGCGAACGACACGCAGGCTTGCAATTCCTGTCACAACGTAGTCGGTAAAGCGGCCGGGGTCGACAATCTTCCGACTTCTCCCGGAGCCTTTGGGAAGAATGGAGACAGAAATTCTCCTACCGTTTTGAACGCGGGTTTTCACGTCGCTCAGTTTTGGGACGGAAGAGCCAAGGATTTGAAAGAACAGGCCAAAGGCCCAATTTTGAATCCAGTAGAAATGGCAATGCCTTCCGCCGCAGAAGTGGAAAAGAAAATTTCCGGAATCGCCGAATACAAAGATCTTTTTGCAAAGGCGTATCCTAAGGAAACAAATCCGATCACTTATGAAAATCTCGCGGGCGCAATCGCAGCTTTCGAAAGAACCTTAAAGACCCAGGATCGTTTTGACGAATTCCAAAAAGGGGATCATAAGGCGCTTTCCTCGGAAGAACAGGAAGGTTTGGAAAAATTCATGGCCACCGGTTGTACCGCTTGTCATATCGGGCCTCTTTTGGGTGGGAACTCCTTCCGTAAACTCGGCCAGGTCAATCCGTATGAAAATACCGTGGACAAGGGTCGTCAATCCCTCACGAAAAACGCCGCTGACGCTTTTGTGTTTAAAGTTCCGTCTCTTAGAAATATAGCGATCACCGGTCCTTATTTCCACGACGGGAAAGTCGCGACCCTGGAGGAAGCGGTCAAAAAAATGGCCCATCTTCAACTCGGGAAGGACCTTTCGGATTCCGATACAAAGTCGATCGTAACTTTCTTGAAGGCGTTGACCGATAAGAACCGGTCTAATTAA
- a CDS encoding PP2C family protein-serine/threonine phosphatase yields MISSFLMKPILFGYFLLCLMAFELYSSPIDPEKVQSLSEGWEYQSNEGKHYKLILPGMGLTSQGFEIPIRGFYTVRVEYPLTLPSGSQGIFLDRIQSADRVYFNDKLIGKTGNLDPYDAAWFRSRLYKIPLEWIEKGKSNTIRVEIECRELGFHCGIFRGIPKMGDYDELKDALIQEDALQLVLIVLFLGVFLQQSISYLLNRQSRASIFLSLSAFLFVFWRIPLLHKMHYVDVPFGLLTRSFFSSQSVFPACILYFLYALFRKKTGVAAKIVMKSSLVLGALQFLELDGTQRVILVYAWEGILVFMTLFLIPIFYEELRRKTMEALIMVGGVGLLAIFAIIDVVLDNLTGKNMFLSQYGFFALLITGAVSISYQNARAHTELKKLNSTLEAKVEQRTAELKRQNRILHEELEMAADLQTRLIPQLDGRIHRLSVNSVYIPVDQVGGDFLDYHILNEKKVMFILCDVLGHGVASALVSSMIKVSFLELSRKLDEPSKILSELNNRMFQVLEKNFISALVCLYDLEKDEFRYSIAGHPPPVLIREDPAEPEFLKGRGMILGMMKTIEPETYTVALRTGDRFFFYTDGVTEALSPQREIFGEARLLEVLKNNFSRNPRNLNEEILSTVKSFSSSKIPDDLTYLTVDIL; encoded by the coding sequence TTGATTTCCTCTTTTCTTATGAAACCGATCCTCTTCGGATATTTTCTATTATGTCTAATGGCCTTCGAGTTATACTCGAGTCCGATCGATCCCGAAAAGGTTCAAAGTCTTTCGGAGGGTTGGGAATACCAAAGTAACGAAGGTAAACATTATAAATTGATATTACCCGGAATGGGTTTGACCAGTCAGGGTTTTGAAATTCCGATCCGAGGTTTTTATACCGTTCGAGTGGAATATCCGCTAACGTTGCCTTCGGGTTCGCAGGGAATTTTTTTGGATCGGATTCAATCCGCCGACCGCGTTTATTTCAACGATAAGCTGATCGGCAAAACGGGAAATTTGGATCCGTATGACGCCGCTTGGTTCCGAAGCCGTTTGTATAAGATTCCTTTGGAGTGGATCGAAAAAGGAAAATCGAATACGATCCGAGTCGAGATAGAATGTAGGGAACTCGGTTTTCATTGCGGAATCTTCCGGGGAATTCCGAAGATGGGCGACTACGACGAACTGAAGGACGCGTTGATTCAGGAAGACGCGTTGCAACTCGTGTTGATCGTTCTTTTTCTCGGAGTGTTTTTACAACAGTCGATCTCTTATCTTCTCAACAGACAATCGAGGGCGAGTATCTTTCTTTCCTTGTCCGCGTTTTTGTTCGTCTTCTGGAGAATTCCTCTTCTGCACAAGATGCACTATGTCGACGTTCCTTTCGGTCTTTTGACGAGATCCTTCTTTTCTTCGCAGAGCGTGTTCCCCGCTTGTATATTATATTTTTTGTATGCTCTTTTTCGGAAAAAAACCGGGGTCGCCGCTAAGATCGTGATGAAGTCGAGTCTCGTGCTCGGCGCCTTGCAGTTTCTCGAGTTGGACGGAACACAAAGGGTGATCCTCGTTTACGCTTGGGAAGGAATTCTCGTTTTTATGACCCTGTTTCTCATTCCCATCTTTTATGAAGAACTGAGAAGAAAGACGATGGAAGCGCTCATCATGGTCGGGGGCGTGGGTTTGCTCGCGATCTTTGCGATCATAGACGTCGTGTTGGATAATCTTACGGGGAAGAATATGTTCTTATCCCAATACGGATTTTTCGCGCTTTTGATCACGGGCGCGGTGAGCATTTCGTATCAGAACGCAAGAGCGCACACGGAACTCAAAAAATTGAATTCCACTTTGGAAGCGAAAGTGGAACAAAGAACGGCGGAACTCAAAAGACAAAACCGGATTCTTCACGAAGAATTGGAGATGGCGGCCGATCTTCAGACGAGATTGATTCCTCAGTTGGACGGAAGAATTCATAGACTTTCGGTGAATTCGGTTTATATTCCGGTCGATCAGGTCGGAGGCGATTTTTTAGATTATCATATTCTAAATGAGAAAAAGGTAATGTTCATTCTTTGCGACGTTCTCGGCCACGGGGTTGCGTCGGCGTTGGTTTCTTCGATGATTAAGGTTTCGTTTTTGGAACTCAGCCGCAAACTCGACGAACCTTCCAAAATTCTTTCGGAACTCAACAACCGTATGTTTCAGGTTTTGGAAAAGAATTTTATCTCCGCGCTCGTTTGTCTTTACGATTTGGAAAAGGACGAATTCAGATATTCCATCGCGGGTCATCCTCCTCCGGTTTTGATTCGGGAAGATCCGGCCGAACCCGAATTTCTCAAAGGAAGAGGAATGATCCTGGGTATGATGAAAACGATCGAACCGGAAACATACACGGTCGCGCTTCGTACGGGAGATCGATTCTTTTTTTATACGGACGGAGTTACGGAAGCGCTCAGTCCTCAACGGGAAATTTTCGGCGAAGCGAGATTGTTGGAGGTTCTCAAGAATAATTTTTCCAGAAATCCGAGAAACTTGAACGAAGAAATCCTTTCCACGGTGAAATCTTTTTCGTCTTCCAAGATCCCGGACGATCTGACGTACTTGACGGTGGATATACTGTAG
- a CDS encoding helix-turn-helix domain-containing protein, whose amino-acid sequence MSALNPSDPIWFGLHFIIQLGPAYCILLFFTELAKHKRGEGFTGMFLLALIMASAESRIGFVQIPGTAAYPFLWIFFFSSLLAMGPALLLVVGRMLRFSLDDKIPLKRHFIPTYVAFFGELIFFLFPFEGKSELIADAFVHRGKNPVSLLIGIGYVHLTLYCIYSVYLFWKAFKEIDIHLSRLASSMLLVTIGSIQLSGIGFYLDIPGLFAFASVLMTLGNGLVFVFTARYPNFFESLKSELQQKRYEKTQLGGINLDAIKLRLNELMEEERSYRDEEIRMQDLAEKLLITPHQLSRILNETYGKNFNEFINGYRVTEAKKILLEEPEKTILSIGFEVGFNTKSTFNAQFLKIAGMTPAEWRKKS is encoded by the coding sequence ATGAGCGCACTCAACCCATCGGATCCGATCTGGTTCGGTCTTCATTTTATAATTCAACTGGGACCGGCGTATTGCATTCTCCTTTTTTTTACGGAGTTGGCAAAACACAAACGGGGAGAAGGTTTTACCGGGATGTTCCTTCTCGCGCTCATCATGGCATCCGCGGAATCCAGGATCGGTTTTGTGCAGATTCCCGGCACCGCCGCGTATCCGTTTCTCTGGATTTTTTTCTTTTCCTCTTTGCTCGCGATGGGCCCCGCGCTTCTTCTCGTCGTAGGGAGAATGCTCCGCTTCAGTCTCGACGACAAGATCCCACTCAAGAGACATTTTATACCGACGTATGTCGCGTTTTTCGGAGAATTGATTTTCTTTCTTTTTCCTTTCGAAGGAAAGTCGGAACTCATCGCGGACGCGTTCGTTCATCGCGGAAAAAATCCGGTTTCTCTTTTGATCGGAATCGGATATGTTCACCTAACTCTGTATTGTATCTATTCGGTTTATCTTTTTTGGAAGGCCTTTAAGGAAATCGACATTCATCTTTCGAGACTCGCGTCTTCCATGCTTCTGGTTACAATCGGATCGATCCAATTATCCGGGATCGGATTTTATCTCGACATTCCCGGGTTGTTCGCTTTCGCATCGGTGCTCATGACGTTGGGGAACGGACTCGTCTTCGTATTCACCGCGAGATATCCGAATTTTTTCGAATCCTTAAAGTCGGAACTACAGCAGAAACGATACGAAAAAACCCAGCTCGGCGGAATCAACTTGGACGCGATCAAACTCCGGCTGAACGAATTGATGGAAGAGGAAAGATCGTATCGGGACGAGGAGATTCGAATGCAGGATCTCGCCGAAAAACTTCTGATCACTCCGCATCAGCTTTCCAGAATTCTCAACGAAACTTACGGAAAAAATTTCAACGAGTTCATCAACGGATACAGAGTCACCGAGGCGAAAAAGATTCTTTTGGAAGAACCGGAAAAGACGATTCTTTCCATCGGATTCGAAGTCGGATTCAACACGAAATCGACCTTCAACGCGCAATTCCTCAAAATCGCGGGAATGACTCCCGCGGAATGGAGAAAAAAATCCTAA
- the dusA gene encoding tRNA dihydrouridine(20/20a) synthase DusA, translated as MFENSSKTPKRYPVSLAPMMDWTDRHFRYFLRLVSKHTFLYTEMIHTGAILHGDRHRFLSYSPEELPLAIQLGGDDAKALAQSSKISEEYGYSEINLNVGCPSDRVREGNFGACLMETPEKVADLVAAMDAAVKIPVTVKCRIGIPGKETFEDLCRFVECVRQAGVRRLIVHARIAILGGLSPAQNRQIPPLRYADVESLKREFPDLLIEINGGIRTIEEIRERLKTNDGVMIGRAAYETPYLFSEVDSLFFGDDSPVLSRREIVLRMKEYVEEILLKETNGKPHHALRHVLGLFHGERGARSFRRILTEGMYSDYSNDLLLKAMREIPDDSLDLISSV; from the coding sequence ATGTTCGAAAATTCCTCCAAAACCCCGAAACGATATCCGGTTTCGCTCGCTCCGATGATGGATTGGACCGATCGGCATTTTCGTTATTTTTTAAGGCTCGTTTCGAAACATACGTTCTTATATACCGAGATGATTCACACGGGCGCGATTCTACACGGGGATCGTCATAGATTCTTATCCTATTCTCCCGAAGAACTTCCGCTTGCGATTCAATTGGGTGGAGACGACGCGAAGGCCCTCGCACAATCTTCCAAGATCAGCGAAGAATACGGTTATTCCGAAATCAATCTCAACGTGGGTTGTCCGAGCGATCGTGTGAGAGAAGGAAACTTCGGCGCCTGTCTGATGGAAACTCCGGAAAAGGTCGCGGATCTCGTCGCGGCGATGGACGCGGCCGTAAAAATTCCGGTCACGGTTAAATGCAGAATCGGAATTCCGGGAAAAGAAACCTTCGAGGATCTTTGCAGATTCGTGGAATGTGTTCGCCAAGCGGGTGTTAGACGATTGATCGTTCACGCGCGGATCGCGATCTTGGGCGGACTTTCTCCGGCGCAAAACCGTCAGATTCCCCCTTTGCGATACGCGGACGTGGAATCGTTAAAACGAGAATTTCCCGATCTTCTCATCGAGATCAACGGAGGAATTCGAACGATCGAAGAGATCCGGGAACGATTGAAGACGAACGACGGAGTGATGATCGGAAGGGCGGCTTACGAAACCCCGTATCTTTTTTCGGAAGTGGATTCCTTGTTTTTCGGAGACGATTCCCCCGTTTTAAGCAGAAGGGAAATCGTTCTTCGTATGAAAGAATACGTGGAAGAAATCCTTCTCAAAGAAACGAACGGAAAGCCGCATCACGCGCTCCGTCACGTTCTCGGTTTGTTTCACGGCGAAAGAGGCGCGCGCAGTTTTCGAAGAATTCTCACCGAAGGAATGTATTCCGATTACTCGAACGATCTTCTATTGAAGGCGATGCGGGAAATTCCGGACGATTCGTTGGATTTGATCTCCTCCGTTTAA
- the mnmC gene encoding FAD-dependent 5-carboxymethylaminomethyl-2-thiouridine(34) oxidoreductase MnmC, whose protein sequence is MLSWKENSTPVSEQFGDIYFSPENGLEETEHVFIRGNDLPHRWRNSNIQNSFCILELGFGTGLNFLTAWKEYKEHKDRFRLHFISIEKFPLNREEISKALSVFPELAEIKEEFLRSYEDLIPGMNYFRFLNGRIHLNLYLGDVADALVEISGKVDAIFLDGFAPSKNLEMWQESALSHLKKLSKIGTTVATFTVARIVRDSLTSAGFVLEKRPGFGRKREMLTGTILESGLESDADRTLSTEEESNLTVPLFEKSSKPWCIRSYPKKETRTQTQTVAIVGAGIAGSALAYSLLKRNIQVLLIDPSGIAREASGIPGAISHPHLTKIPGPISLFTLRAFRYALQFLKSFAEPDQFSDCGLFHGITEEMSSERFQKGLENHGLSEEIVFWKKANQSIDSENEFSNKDVSKGKAGFENDLGEGIFFPKGFWTQPSSIAKKMTDQTGIEFIQATVISIHKIGSEFSSTKSETTNFATIEPADPNEAETSDASLWELTLQESDRKVHADSIIFCNSHSIGKLVAPLFEGEEPFPIRKVRGQLVSIKQTEASSKLSRILCAEHYFTPAIRGEHILGSTFDEFDLDPQARNKDTEQLLQYIRTKYPSFDFKSDSVLEEKVGFRAQTPDRFPVIGPIFDPKEFKRTYRGIDLPKNAKKTYPALKTIPGLYVFGGLGSRGILSSFLGAEILASLILGEPAPVESSLLESLHPARFLYRKIRKESES, encoded by the coding sequence ATGCTTTCCTGGAAAGAAAATTCAACGCCCGTCTCCGAACAATTCGGCGATATCTATTTTTCACCGGAAAACGGACTCGAGGAAACCGAACACGTATTTATACGGGGTAACGATCTCCCCCATAGATGGAGAAATTCGAATATTCAAAATTCATTTTGTATTTTGGAATTGGGTTTCGGCACCGGGCTGAACTTTTTAACCGCTTGGAAAGAATACAAGGAACATAAGGATCGGTTTCGACTTCATTTCATATCCATCGAAAAGTTTCCGTTGAACCGCGAGGAAATCTCCAAAGCCCTTTCCGTTTTTCCCGAACTCGCGGAGATCAAGGAGGAATTTTTACGTTCCTACGAGGATCTCATCCCCGGAATGAATTACTTTCGTTTTTTAAACGGGAGAATCCATTTGAATCTCTATCTCGGGGACGTCGCAGACGCGTTAGTCGAAATCTCAGGCAAAGTGGACGCGATTTTTTTGGACGGATTTGCGCCTTCCAAAAATCTGGAGATGTGGCAGGAATCGGCCTTGTCTCATTTAAAGAAACTTTCCAAGATCGGAACCACGGTCGCCACGTTTACGGTCGCGAGAATCGTCAGAGATTCTCTCACTTCGGCCGGATTCGTTTTGGAGAAACGTCCCGGCTTTGGAAGAAAAAGGGAAATGTTGACCGGAACGATTTTAGAATCCGGTTTAGAATCCGACGCGGATCGCACGCTTTCCACCGAAGAGGAATCGAACCTTACAGTTCCGCTTTTTGAAAAATCTTCAAAACCTTGGTGCATCCGATCCTATCCGAAAAAAGAAACTCGAACGCAGACCCAAACCGTAGCGATCGTCGGAGCGGGGATCGCGGGTTCGGCCTTGGCCTATTCATTATTAAAACGGAATATTCAAGTTTTATTGATCGATCCCTCCGGGATCGCCCGGGAAGCGTCCGGAATTCCGGGTGCAATTTCTCATCCGCATCTCACCAAAATCCCGGGTCCGATCAGCCTATTTACGTTGCGTGCGTTTCGATACGCCCTTCAGTTTTTAAAATCATTTGCGGAGCCGGATCAATTTTCCGACTGCGGACTCTTTCACGGAATCACCGAAGAAATGAGTTCGGAACGTTTTCAAAAAGGTCTCGAAAATCACGGACTGTCCGAGGAAATCGTTTTTTGGAAAAAAGCGAATCAATCGATCGATTCGGAAAACGAGTTTTCGAACAAAGACGTTTCGAAAGGGAAAGCCGGTTTCGAAAACGACCTGGGAGAAGGAATCTTTTTTCCCAAAGGATTTTGGACACAACCATCTTCGATCGCAAAAAAAATGACCGATCAAACCGGAATCGAATTCATCCAAGCGACCGTGATTTCCATCCATAAGATCGGATCCGAATTCTCGAGCACAAAATCGGAGACGACAAACTTCGCCACAATCGAACCCGCAGATCCGAACGAAGCCGAAACATCGGACGCGTCGCTCTGGGAACTCACGCTCCAAGAATCGGATCGAAAAGTACATGCAGATTCTATTATATTCTGCAATTCTCATTCGATCGGAAAACTCGTCGCACCCCTGTTCGAAGGAGAGGAACCCTTTCCGATCCGCAAAGTAAGAGGACAACTCGTATCCATCAAACAAACGGAAGCATCCTCAAAACTCTCCCGAATTCTTTGCGCGGAACACTACTTCACGCCCGCGATCCGCGGAGAACATATTCTCGGGTCCACATTCGACGAGTTCGATTTGGATCCGCAGGCGCGGAACAAAGACACGGAACAACTTCTGCAATACATACGAACCAAGTATCCGTCTTTCGATTTCAAATCGGATTCCGTTCTCGAAGAAAAAGTCGGGTTTCGCGCGCAAACCCCGGATCGGTTTCCCGTCATCGGGCCGATCTTCGATCCGAAAGAATTTAAACGGACATACAGGGGAATCGATCTTCCCAAAAACGCAAAGAAAACCTATCCCGCGTTGAAAACGATTCCCGGTTTATACGTTTTCGGCGGGCTCGGT
- a CDS encoding citrate/2-methylcitrate synthase, protein MSEFIEIKVGEKSYQLPLISGTDGKKGIDIRELHQKTGLISYDPGFFNTAYAVSRISRRDPDSGELHYRGYDVADLVQHSTFVETSYLLIYGKLPTEQQLKEFSLKLSKHSLIHEDMINLFDGFPGKGHPLAVLSVMVTSLSSYYPEEYEESLDKGIDHSARLLAKIRTIAAFSYKKIVGQPFVYPVDKHPYCTNFLYMLFSIPSKDYVPSEDIDRILNQLWILYADHEQNVSNTTVQVIGSTQANLFASISSAINALWGSREGGRQVAAVGLIEDILKSRKSVPEYFEKFKGDSERLFSNGFGHKAYDSKSKRAIIAGKLFHDFYKKHPVGPIAEVALKIDEYMQNDEYYINQKLYPNLEFYSAVIFHSLGIPKELFTAMQVIGKLPGWLAHWREQRVSGNYSKARPKQIYTGEIGRKYIPLSER, encoded by the coding sequence ATGAGTGAATTCATTGAAATCAAAGTTGGGGAAAAATCCTATCAGCTCCCGTTGATCTCCGGGACCGACGGTAAAAAAGGAATCGATATTCGTGAGCTTCATCAAAAGACGGGGCTGATTTCCTACGATCCGGGCTTTTTTAATACGGCTTATGCGGTGAGCCGCATTTCCAGAAGAGATCCCGATTCGGGAGAACTTCATTATCGCGGTTACGACGTCGCCGATCTCGTTCAACATTCCACGTTCGTCGAAACCAGTTATCTTTTGATTTACGGTAAACTTCCCACCGAACAACAACTCAAGGAATTCTCCCTCAAACTTTCCAAACACTCTTTGATTCACGAAGACATGATCAATCTTTTCGACGGTTTTCCGGGAAAGGGTCACCCTCTCGCGGTCCTTTCGGTGATGGTCACTTCTCTTTCCAGTTATTATCCGGAAGAATACGAAGAATCCTTGGACAAAGGGATCGATCATTCCGCGAGACTTCTCGCGAAGATCAGAACGATCGCGGCCTTTTCTTACAAAAAGATCGTGGGTCAGCCCTTTGTTTATCCGGTGGATAAACATCCTTATTGTACGAACTTTCTTTATATGTTGTTTTCGATTCCTTCCAAGGATTACGTTCCTTCCGAGGACATCGATCGGATTCTAAATCAACTTTGGATTCTGTACGCGGATCACGAACAAAACGTTTCCAACACAACCGTTCAAGTGATCGGCTCCACTCAGGCGAATCTTTTCGCTTCGATCTCCTCGGCGATCAACGCGCTTTGGGGTTCGAGAGAAGGCGGTCGTCAAGTTGCGGCTGTCGGTCTGATCGAAGACATTCTCAAGTCCAGAAAATCGGTTCCCGAATACTTCGAAAAATTCAAAGGAGATTCGGAAAGACTTTTCTCGAACGGTTTCGGTCATAAGGCGTATGATTCGAAAAGCAAAAGAGCGATCATCGCGGGTAAACTCTTTCACGACTTCTACAAAAAACATCCGGTCGGTCCGATCGCGGAAGTGGCTCTTAAGATCGACGAGTATATGCAGAATGATGAATATTACATAAATCAAAAGTTATACCCGAACCTCGAATTTTACAGCGCCGTAATTTTCCATTCTCTCGGCATTCCGAAAGAATTGTTTACCGCGATGCAGGTCATCGGAAAACTTCCGGGCTGGCTCGCACACTGGAGAGAACAACGCGTTTCCGGCAATTACAGCAAGGCTCGTCCGAAACAAATTTATACCGGAGAAATCGGTCGGAAGTATATCCCTCTTTCCGAAAGATAA